Proteins encoded together in one Carya illinoinensis cultivar Pawnee chromosome 3, C.illinoinensisPawnee_v1, whole genome shotgun sequence window:
- the LOC122303328 gene encoding probable carboxylesterase 18, with amino-acid sequence MSSTPQCVAERDGIRPKPNLTWKTKLLLKAMSWIVQPSLRPNMTVNRRLVNFFDLKVPQSPSPHPRSDGIASSDTIVDPSRNLWFRLFNPIHPTTSGNEVVGMPVIVFYHGGGFILGHANSMAMDIMARRLARELHAIVLSVDYRLAPEHRFPCQYEDGFDALRFIDEMDSRDLPASADLGRCFLAGESAGGNLAHHVAVTAGEYDFKRVNLLGLIAIQPFFGGEERVESEMEFSQGPVLSLELTDWFWKAFLPEGSDRDHSAANVFGPNKVDISGLRFPPTLLFVGGCDPLRDWEIRYCEGLKKSGKQVYLVDYPNAVHGFASFNETSEACLFLSEVKDFMQKQMAKLTR; translated from the exons ATGTCATCCACTCCTCAATGTGTCGCAGAAAGAGACGGAATCCGTCCCAAACCCAACCTCACATGGAAGACGAAGCTCCTTCTCAAAGCAATGTCCTGGATCGTCCAACCCTCTCTCCGCCCCAACATGACCGTCAACCGACGCCTCGTCAACTTCTTCGATCTCAAAGTCCCTCAATCTCCCAGTCCCCACCCCCGGTCTGATGGTATTGCCTCCTCCGATACAATCGTTGACCCTTCTCGAAACCTCTGGTTCCGCCTCTTCAACCCAATCCACCCTACCACTAGTGGCAACGAGGTCGTAGGCATGCCCGTCATCGTCTTTTACCACGGCGGCGGCTTCATCCTAGGCCACGCTAACTCGATGGCGATGGACATCATGGCACGCCGACTCGCCCGTGAACTCCATGCCATCGTTCTCTCCGTCGACTACCGCCTCGCCCCGGAGCATAGGTTCCCGTGCCAGTACGAAGACGGGTTCGACGCGTTGAGATTCATCGACGAAATGGACAGCCGCGATCTACCTGCCAGCGCTGATCTTGGGCGTTGTTTCCTTGCCGGAGAGAGTGCCGGAGGGAATCTGGCCCACCACGTGGCGGTCACGGCTGGTGAGTACGACTTCAAGCGGGTGAATCTCCTTGGGCTCATAGCCATACAACCATTTTTTGGAGGGGAAGAGCGGGTGGAATCGGAGATGGAATTTTCCCAGGGTCCGGTTCTGTCATTAGAGTTGACGGACTGGTTCTGGAAGGCCTTTCTGCCTGAAGGGTCAGACAGGGACCATTCGGCAGCGAATGTATTCGGGCCGAATAAGGTTGACATCTCTGGGCTGAGGTTCCCTCCCACGCTTCTTTTCGTTGGAGGATGCGACCCATTGCGGGACTGGGAGATTAGGTACTGTGAGGGGCTAAAGAAATCCGGAAAACAAGTCTACTTAGTGGATTATCCGAATGCCGTCCATGGATTTGCAAGCTTCAACGAGACGTCCGAAGCATGTTTATTTTTATCGGAAGTAAAGGATTTCATGCAAAAACAAATGGCCAAATTGACGAG GTAG